A window from Primulina eburnea isolate SZY01 chromosome 2, ASM2296580v1, whole genome shotgun sequence encodes these proteins:
- the LOC140815631 gene encoding uncharacterized protein gives MTSQTLRRRLHHGDIDGGRYDRFEASGIDSLNEPLLGSRDQDLNRHGFGDALDDERNKERMHWTRVFSNLIAQWAQWFANFIVGSGSVVGWILPFVSGSQNGANNNLQPLLLSPLQEARLKHLKQRLAVPFDGSFSEHQDALRQLWRLAYPDRRLPSLKSELWKDMGWQGSDPSTDFRGGGFISLENLIFFAKTYPEAFQNLLHKRDGDRSEWEYPFAVAGINISFMLAQMLDLQSGKPSTLAGHHFLESLGEDEMAFDNLFCVAFKMLDAQWLAKRASYMEFNDVLKSTRAQLERELSLEDVASVRDLPAYNLLKR, from the exons ATGACTTCCCAAACCTTGAGGAGGAGGCTCCATCATGGGGATATTGATGGAGGAAGGTACGACCGTTTCGAGGCTTCTGGAATCGATTCGTTGAATGAGCCACTGCTTGGAAGTAGAGATCAAGATCTTAAT AGGCACGGGTTTGGGGATGCTTTGGATGATGAACGGAATAAAGAACGCATGCATTGGACTCGggtgttttcaaatttaatcgcACAGTGGGCACAATGGTTTG caaattttattgttgGATCCGGGTCAGTTGTTGGATGGATTTTACCATTTGTTTCGGGGTCCCAAAATGGAGCAAACAACAACCTTCAACCACTTTTGCTTAGTCCCTTGCAG GAGGCAAGGTTGAAACATCTAAAGCAAAGGCTAGCTGTTCCTTTTGATGGCTCTTTTTCTGAGCATCAA GATGCACTTAGACAGTTGTGGAGATTAGCTTATCCTGATAGACGACTCCCATCTCTTAAGTCAGAGCTTTGGAAAGATATGGGCTGGCAAGGATCTGATCCCTCAACAGATTTCAG GGGTGGAGGATTTATATCATTGGAGAATCTAATCTTTTTTGCCAAGACATACCCG GAAGCGTTCCAAAACTTGTTGCACAAGAGAGATGGAGACAGGTCTGAGTGGGAGTATCCGTTTGCTGTTGCAGGAATCAATATTTCGTTTATGCTTGCGCAAATGTTAGATCTTCAGTCAG GGAAGCCAAGCACCTTGGCCGGACACCATTTCCTTGAATCACTGGGTGAAGATGAAATGGCCTTTGATAACCTTTTCTGTGTTGCCTTCAAAATGCTGGATGCGCAGTGGCTTGCAAAGCGTGCTTCGTACATGGAATTTAAC GATGTTCTAAAGTCTACGAGAGCACAACTAGAGCGGGAGCTTTCCCTGGAAGATGTGGCTAGTGTAAGAGACTTGCCAGCGTATAATCTATTGAAAAGATGA